A genomic region of Sulfobacillus acidophilus DSM 10332 contains the following coding sequences:
- a CDS encoding glycoside hydrolase family 31 (PFAM: Glycosyl hydrolases family 31~COGs: COG1501 Alpha-glucosidase family 31 of glycosyl hydrolase~InterPro IPR000322~KEGG: cyb:CYB_1375 glycosy hydrolase family protein~PFAM: Glycoside hydrolase, family 31~SPTR: Glycosyl hydrolase, family 31) encodes MKPLSYLPPRNSRPIGRIVRAEIGADQLSVNLSSDTDTLSVTIYNTRIVRIQWHNGPDIFHQVVQPLLDPQLTPETLQLKTVSDGFVITGGVATITVLSDGSVRITAPDASADLGGWGASGTARFVQMLLAPSERVFGLGEKTGGLDKRGRRWTQWTTDVHPHTPDTDEMYQAVPMMLMARPGGARGLFLANTFRTYFDLTSPEIATIAADDGPLAIYCYLGPTVADVLDQHTRVTGRPTLPPRWALGFQQSRYSYRTQTRVRQVAAEYRRRGIPLDVIYLDIDYMKGYRLFTWDADRFPDPAALTKELADQGIRVVAIVDPGVKIDETYAVYQSGSAHDAWIAYANGEPFQSQVWPGLCVFPDFLRSSIREWWGSLNREWVMAYGIGGIWNDMNEPALFGIDPRHPEIGGHATDVGIVHRNGEDNPVPHWGVHNVYALLQAAGTVEGLMADQDTRPFLLSRSGFAGIQHWAAVWTGDNSSWWEHLKMAIPMCINLGLSGIPFVGPDIGGFFGAPSPELFARWIQMGVFFPFARIHSDIGTPDQEPWAFGPDVEAIAKRYIGYRYRLLPYLETLFEEAHRTGTPIMRPLFWEFPDDAAAYTVEDQFLLGPMLLIAPVTEPGSTQRVVYLPETDWYDPWTRRILSPGWHPIESPIDRLPIFIRSGGIVPLGPQVDSTARLRSRWEHGEDGPDEIWIIRGQGALTCYSDDGETFAMARGYWRRIAVTVTPEAADTIITVTGQWPDVVTPPTKHLRLRISPYTTRPTSISLDGQAADGTWIPEHACLEMTLPPLQRNRPVHIVIR; translated from the coding sequence ATGAAACCGTTATCCTATCTCCCTCCCCGCAACAGCCGGCCGATCGGCCGGATCGTCCGCGCCGAAATCGGCGCAGACCAATTATCGGTTAATCTGTCGTCCGACACCGATACGTTGTCGGTCACCATTTATAATACGCGCATCGTGCGTATTCAGTGGCACAACGGACCCGACATTTTCCACCAGGTAGTCCAGCCGTTGTTGGATCCCCAACTGACCCCGGAAACGCTACAACTGAAAACCGTTTCGGACGGGTTTGTGATCACCGGCGGGGTAGCAACGATCACCGTATTGTCGGATGGAAGTGTTCGGATCACTGCCCCGGACGCCTCAGCCGACCTGGGCGGCTGGGGCGCGTCTGGCACAGCCCGATTCGTTCAGATGTTGCTAGCGCCATCCGAACGGGTCTTTGGTCTGGGAGAAAAAACCGGCGGGCTCGATAAACGGGGTCGGCGGTGGACCCAGTGGACCACCGATGTGCATCCACATACTCCCGATACCGACGAAATGTATCAGGCGGTGCCGATGATGCTCATGGCCCGTCCGGGGGGGGCTCGGGGACTGTTTTTGGCGAATACGTTCCGCACCTATTTCGATCTGACGTCCCCCGAAATCGCAACGATCGCCGCCGACGACGGACCTTTGGCGATTTATTGTTATTTAGGTCCGACGGTAGCCGACGTATTAGACCAGCATACACGCGTCACCGGGCGGCCTACCTTGCCCCCCCGATGGGCATTGGGTTTTCAGCAAAGTCGGTATAGTTATAGAACCCAAACACGGGTACGCCAGGTGGCCGCCGAATATCGCCGCCGCGGCATTCCGCTCGACGTGATTTACCTGGATATCGATTATATGAAAGGTTACCGCCTGTTTACCTGGGATGCCGATCGGTTCCCCGATCCCGCCGCTCTGACAAAGGAATTAGCCGATCAAGGCATTCGCGTGGTAGCCATTGTCGATCCCGGCGTTAAAATTGATGAAACCTACGCCGTGTATCAGTCCGGGTCGGCACACGACGCCTGGATCGCCTATGCCAATGGTGAACCGTTCCAAAGTCAAGTCTGGCCCGGTCTCTGTGTCTTTCCGGATTTTTTGCGGTCGTCAATCCGCGAATGGTGGGGTTCCCTCAATCGCGAGTGGGTCATGGCCTACGGCATCGGCGGTATCTGGAACGACATGAATGAACCCGCTCTGTTCGGGATTGACCCGCGCCATCCGGAAATCGGCGGACATGCCACCGATGTCGGCATCGTCCATCGCAACGGGGAAGACAACCCGGTCCCCCATTGGGGGGTGCATAACGTTTACGCGCTATTGCAAGCCGCAGGGACCGTTGAGGGACTTATGGCCGATCAAGACACCCGACCGTTTCTTTTAAGCCGGTCCGGTTTTGCCGGTATTCAACATTGGGCCGCCGTGTGGACCGGGGACAATAGCAGTTGGTGGGAGCATTTAAAGATGGCGATCCCTATGTGTATCAATTTGGGCTTGTCTGGTATCCCCTTCGTCGGGCCGGATATTGGAGGATTTTTTGGTGCCCCCAGTCCGGAACTTTTTGCACGCTGGATTCAAATGGGAGTCTTCTTTCCATTTGCCCGAATCCATAGCGATATCGGTACCCCGGACCAGGAGCCTTGGGCGTTCGGCCCGGACGTTGAGGCGATCGCCAAGCGGTATATCGGCTATCGTTACCGGCTGCTCCCCTATCTGGAAACGCTGTTTGAGGAGGCGCACCGCACCGGTACCCCAATCATGCGGCCGCTATTCTGGGAATTTCCCGATGACGCCGCGGCCTATACCGTCGAAGACCAATTCTTATTGGGACCGATGTTATTAATTGCCCCGGTAACGGAACCCGGTTCCACACAACGTGTGGTATATTTGCCGGAAACCGATTGGTATGATCCATGGACTCGCCGGATATTATCGCCAGGATGGCACCCGATCGAATCTCCAATCGACCGGTTACCGATCTTTATCCGTTCCGGCGGAATCGTTCCGCTTGGTCCGCAGGTCGATTCCACCGCCCGACTGCGATCCCGTTGGGAGCACGGTGAGGATGGGCCCGATGAGATCTGGATCATCCGCGGCCAGGGCGCTTTGACTTGCTATAGCGACGACGGTGAAACTTTCGCCATGGCCCGCGGGTATTGGCGACGAATCGCCGTCACAGTCACCCCGGAAGCGGCCGACACGATCATCACGGTCACCGGACAATGGCCGGATGTCGTCACCCCTCCAACCAAACACCTTCGGTTGCGCATTTCGCCGTATACCACTCGCCCCACCTCCATCTCGCTAGACGGCCAAGCGGCCGACGGGACTTGGATTCCGGAACATGCATGCCTGGAGATGACACTTCCGCCGCTCCAACGGAATCGCCCGGTTCACATTGTCATCCGTTAA